The following are encoded together in the Bacillus sp. V2I10 genome:
- a CDS encoding YitT family protein has translation MIYRLAFFVIGLFVLAFGVTLTIKANLGAGAWDALNVGLTDQIGLTVGSWIFIVGIIIILLNAVLMREAPKVLGVFTILLIGFFVDFWMLSIFQDIIIQNLFLKAVILFLGILLIAIGVSIYLQTSFPANPIDQLMLTLHQKFGLSLMAAKTIGEVGALVLALLFAGPIGLGTIIITFAIGPLIQLCNNPVNAVIGKWVVKT, from the coding sequence ATGATTTATCGATTGGCCTTTTTTGTAATCGGTTTATTTGTTTTGGCATTTGGTGTGACACTGACGATTAAAGCAAACCTGGGAGCTGGAGCATGGGATGCATTAAATGTGGGATTAACCGATCAAATCGGCTTAACAGTCGGCAGCTGGATTTTTATTGTGGGAATCATAATTATTTTGTTAAACGCTGTTCTTATGAGAGAAGCTCCAAAGGTACTCGGCGTCTTTACCATTTTATTGATCGGCTTTTTTGTTGATTTCTGGATGCTTTCTATTTTTCAGGATATCATCATACAAAATCTATTTTTAAAAGCAGTCATTTTATTTTTAGGGATTTTATTAATAGCAATTGGAGTTTCTATTTATCTTCAAACCAGCTTCCCTGCAAATCCGATTGACCAGCTCATGCTGACGCTGCATCAGAAATTTGGACTAAGTCTGATGGCTGCAAAGACGATTGGTGAAGTGGGTGCGCTTGTTCTTGCTCTTTTATTTGCAGGTCCTATTGGCCTTGGGACAATCATTATTACCTTCGCAATCGGACCGCTGATTCAGCTGTGCAATAATCCTGTAAACGCGGTTATTGGAAAATGGGTGGTAAAAACTTAG
- a CDS encoding YfkD family protein: protein MRKWMLVSMALLLSISFSSSVFAANKAKVPSSVLDISKENTYPNPTQDLPYLQPSEFAQSLIETSKIPIENPNLIRLLNESTISDNPLSIGYRATIFLGQWALNYESSETAVNWEFQKINTNFFDNRGGKATTQIHYKQEAQKLVKGGLTAHIPSEDDVKKMMLLKAMKKTNLPLSFQTIIGTGSKKEQIYNIPPKRVGYLNAYAPAVNEKGKVTYGEVYLVLKGNKRRISVQNVTSQGIGAWIPVQDHASFGFTVSEQPR, encoded by the coding sequence ATGAGAAAATGGATGCTCGTTTCAATGGCTTTGCTCTTATCAATTAGTTTTTCAAGCTCTGTTTTTGCGGCGAACAAAGCAAAAGTGCCAAGCTCTGTTCTGGATATATCCAAGGAGAATACGTATCCGAACCCAACTCAGGATCTGCCGTATCTTCAGCCGAGTGAATTTGCTCAAAGCCTGATTGAAACATCTAAAATTCCGATTGAAAATCCTAATTTAATTCGTCTCCTGAATGAATCAACTATCTCTGATAATCCGCTGTCAATCGGATACAGAGCAACGATTTTCCTCGGGCAATGGGCGTTAAATTATGAATCAAGCGAAACCGCTGTTAACTGGGAGTTTCAGAAAATCAATACAAATTTCTTTGATAACCGCGGCGGCAAGGCAACAACTCAAATACATTATAAGCAAGAAGCCCAAAAGCTGGTAAAAGGCGGACTAACTGCTCATATTCCCAGTGAAGATGATGTGAAAAAAATGATGCTCTTGAAGGCGATGAAAAAGACAAACCTGCCTTTATCGTTTCAGACAATCATCGGAACAGGATCAAAAAAAGAACAGATCTATAACATCCCGCCAAAAAGAGTCGGATATTTAAATGCATACGCACCGGCAGTCAATGAAAAGGGCAAAGTAACATACGGCGAAGTCTACTTAGTGTTAAAAGGAAATAAACGAAGAATTTCTGTTCAAAATGTGACATCCCAGGGAATTGGGGCCTGGATTCCCGTTCAGGATCACGCTTCTTTCGGATTTACCGTTTCAGAACAACCGAGATAA
- the yfkAB gene encoding radical SAM/CxCxxxxC motif protein YfkAB encodes MNAPAGNILQPITPSYDPWEAYLDIKQYGKLTLTNVEFTTTTLCNMRCEHCAVGYTLSPKDPKALPIDLILKRLDEAETLRSISITGGEPMMSLKSVDNYVLPLLKYARARGVRTQINSNLTLDLARYEKIAPYLDVLHISHNWGTLDDFAEGGFAMMDRKPTYEQRTAYFDRIIENSRALVDAGVMVSAETMLNKRTLPHIEKIHGQIVNDMKCQRHEIHPMYPSDFASALETLSLKEVRAAIHQLLDIRNEDVWMLFGTLPFYACSDEEEDILLIRRLRESKNVTVRNDPDGRSRLNVNIFNGDIIVTDFGDTPELGNIQNDTLQSAYDRWNESKLARELNCHCPAVSCLGPNLLVKNSYYQDFDFQKRKSVI; translated from the coding sequence ATGAATGCACCAGCTGGAAATATACTGCAGCCCATTACACCTTCTTATGATCCGTGGGAGGCTTATTTAGATATTAAGCAATATGGCAAATTAACCTTAACAAATGTTGAATTTACGACAACGACTCTGTGCAACATGCGCTGTGAGCATTGTGCTGTAGGCTATACGCTCTCCCCGAAAGATCCGAAAGCATTGCCGATTGATTTAATCCTAAAAAGGCTTGACGAAGCAGAAACGCTCAGATCGATCAGTATTACTGGCGGAGAACCAATGATGTCGCTTAAATCAGTAGACAATTATGTGCTTCCTTTACTAAAGTATGCCCGCGCGCGGGGGGTTCGTACGCAAATAAACTCAAATTTAACGCTTGATTTGGCGCGTTACGAAAAAATTGCTCCATACCTGGACGTTTTACATATCTCTCATAACTGGGGAACGCTCGATGATTTTGCAGAAGGCGGATTTGCGATGATGGACCGGAAGCCAACTTATGAACAGCGCACTGCTTATTTTGATCGAATCATTGAAAACAGCCGTGCCCTTGTTGATGCAGGAGTTATGGTCTCTGCAGAGACGATGCTGAATAAGCGGACATTGCCTCATATTGAAAAAATTCACGGGCAAATCGTGAATGATATGAAATGCCAGCGTCATGAAATTCATCCAATGTATCCCTCTGATTTCGCAAGTGCCCTAGAGACACTTTCTTTAAAAGAAGTCAGAGCAGCTATTCATCAGCTGCTTGATATACGAAATGAAGATGTGTGGATGCTGTTTGGCACACTGCCTTTTTACGCCTGCAGTGACGAAGAAGAAGACATATTGCTGATCAGAAGACTTCGGGAAAGCAAGAACGTAACAGTACGCAATGATCCTGACGGCCGTTCAAGGCTTAATGTTAATATTTTTAATGGAGACATCATTGTAACCGACTTTGGAGATACACCGGAGCTTGGCAACATTCAAAATGATACGCTCCAATCCGCCTATGACCGCTGGAATGAATCTAAGCTTGCCCGCGAGCTTAACTGCCATTGCCCGGCTGTTTCATGTCTTGGTCCAAACCTTTTAGTGAAGAATAGTTACTATCAGGATTTTGACTTCCAAAAAAGAAAATCTGTTATATGA